In Prunus dulcis chromosome 1, ALMONDv2, whole genome shotgun sequence, the following are encoded in one genomic region:
- the LOC117624989 gene encoding F-box/FBD/LRR-repeat protein At5g56420-like produces MPKRKAKHSGWTYGKRQKIPINLVDKEENYSEEDQISQLPDVILISILSLLGIRDAARTCVLSKRWIYVWKQITCLNFDDIDALSKPQKKRRQRVKTTSSYNWVNQVLQLHHGPSLDEFKIRSSSLNCSPSSSEIDNWIEFAMWRRVQGLEIDLEAGRRSRFSSPSYIFPDKPFRSPFGISCIKSLKHLSLSFVNITGELVEHFLSYCELLEHLCISCSDQLVKLKVAGSSLRLKFLQISECTSLGLVEIWAPNLVSFIYKGMLGYWDSIRLRHAPLLVNVSLAESTRSIIGPFLSVKSCIPQLVTLNMHMNLNSRGGVWLPEFPEFTCLKDLSLSVIATDRLSLLALTKLIERSPFLHRFTLKLRWVRDSCQRNMQKVNKCPHQCLKVVKFSGFVGSIIDTELATYFTENAVALETFIIDLKKVVVEESTPLSEFVTTQKKMRATRKRALQIGEKLPPGAELIVV; encoded by the exons ATGCCGAAAAGAAAGGCTAAGCATTCTGGATGGACATATGGGAAACGACAAAAGATTCCAATCAATTTGGTTGATAAGGAAGAGAATTATTCGGAGGAGGATCAGATCAGTCAGCTACCGGATGTCATTCTAATCAGCATTCTTTCCCTATTGGGTATTAGGGATGCAGCAAGAACTTGTGTCCTCTCTAAGAGGTGGATCTATGTGTGGAAACAGATTACATGTCTCAACTTCGATGATATAGATGCATTATCCAAACcacagaagaaaagaaggcaaCGAGTGAAAACAACATCTAGTTACAATTGGGTGAATCAAGTCTTGCAATTGCACCATGGTCCATCCTTAGATGAATTCAAAATTCGTTCTTCCTCACTCAATTGCAGTCCTAGTAGTTCTGAAATCGAcaattggattgaatttgcAATGTGGAGGAGAGTTCAAGGCCTTGAGATAGATTTGGAAGCAGGCAGACGGTCTCGTTTTTCTTCTCCCAGTTATATCTTTCCAGATAAGCCATTTAGAAGCCCTTTTGGTATTTCCTGCATCAAGTCCCTTAAACACCTCTCTTTGTCCTTTGTAAATATAACCGGCGAACTTGTTGAGCACTTTCTATCCTACTGTGAACTCCTTGAGCATCTCTGCATTTCTTGCTCAGATCAATTAGTAAAATTGAAAGTTGCTGGTTCATCACTCCGGTTGAAGTTCCTACAAATAAGTGAGTGTACGTCTTTAGGATTAGTTGAGATATGGGCTCCTAATCTCGtgtcatttatttataagggAATGTTGGGTTATTGGGACAGTATTCGATTGAGGCATGCACCCTTGCTTGTTAATGTATCTCTTGCAGAAAGTACTAGGTCTATAATTGGACCTTTTCTTTCGGTTAAAAGTTGTATTCCTCAGCTGGTGACTCTCAACATGCACATGAATCTGAATTCG AGAGGAGGGGTGTGGCTCCCAGAATTTCCAGAATTTACTTGTCTCAAGGACTTATCGTTGAGTGTTATCGCAACTGATCGGCTAAGCCTCCTTGCTTTGACTAAACTGATAGAGCGGTCACCTTTCTTGCATAGATTTACATTGAag TTAAGATGGGTACGTGACTCGTGTCAGAGGAATATGCAGAAGGTTAATAAATGTCCTCATCAGTGCCTTAAGGTGGTGAAATTTTCTGGGTTCGTTGGGTCTATTATCGACACTGAGCTTGCCACGTACTTCACTGAGAATGCCGTTGCGCTTGAGACGTTTATCATCGATCTCAAAAAGGTTGTCGTTGAAGAATCCACTCCATTGTCTGAATTTGTTACAACCCAGAAAAAAATGAGGGCAACAAGAAA